DNA from Felis catus isolate Fca126 chromosome B3, F.catus_Fca126_mat1.0, whole genome shotgun sequence:
TCCTTAtgttttttttggaatagtttgaggagaataggtattaactcttatttttttattattattttttaattccggtataattaacagtgttatattcgtttcaggtctACAATATAGTGGTTCCACATTCTATACATTTCTGTGAttagtgtactcttaatcttcttcacctgtttcaccaattaccaccccctccccccacctatCCTCTGGTAATCATTGGTTCGTTtcctatatttaagagtctgggggtttttttttgtctctttttttttctttgatcatttgtttcctaaattccacatatgagtgaaatcatatggtatttgtcttttttggctgacttatttcacttaatatatacactgtagatccatctatgttgctgcaaatgacaagatttcattttttatagctgaataatattccattgtgtatatatacataccacttcttctttattcatttatcgatagatggacacttgggttggttctataatttgtctattgtaaataatgctgcaataaaggtgggggtgcatatgtccttttgaattagtgtttttattttctttggataaatacccagtagtagaattactggatcatatggtaattctatttttaattttttgagaaacctgcatATTATTGTTTACAGtgcctgcaccaatttgcattcccagcaacagtacatgagggtacctttttctgctacttcattattagtgtatagaaatgcaatggatttctgcatattggttttgtatcctgcaaccttactgagttcatttatcagttctagtagaattctggtggagtctttaggtttGTTATAGATAGTGTCATGTCATGTCAAGTAGTGACAGTTTAccttcttccttgcctctttgggtgccttttctttctttttcttgtctgattgctgtggccaggactttCAGtaatgtgttgaataaaagtggtgaaagcaagcattcttgtcttgttcctgatcttagaggaagggctctcagtttttcaccattgagtatgatgtttttcatatatggtctgtgggtttttcatatatggtctttattatgttgaagtatgttcccactaaacctactttgttgagggtttttttctatcatgaatggatgttgtacttatccagtgctttttctgcatctcttgaaatgatcatatggttttaattctttttcttgttgatatGACGTATTATGTATTAactattctttgaatatttgatagaatttacctgtgaatcCATCCAGTCCTGGGCTTTTATTTGTTGGTAATCTTTTGATTGTGGATTTCATTTTGTAGTAGTAATTGGTATGTTCaggttttcaatttcttcctgactctgttttggaagatatttttaagatgttgGATTATGTTTTTAGGAATGTATCCTTTCATTCTAGTTTGTCCAATTCATTGGCATATGATTTTTGATAGTATTCTCATATAATCCTTTGATTTGTATAGTATCAGTTGATACTactctttatttctgattttatttatatgtgtccTGTGTTTTTTCCTGATGATTCTGGCTATACAGTTagcaattttgtttatcttttcaaagaactaactcttagtttcattgaaattttctaattttttttagtctctttcatttatttccattctaatctttcttatttcctttattctgctaactttggtcttttttttttaatttttttaatgtttgtttatttttgagacagagtgtgagtgggggaggggcagagagagagggagacacagaatttgaagcaagctccaggctcttagctgccagcacagagcccaatgcggggcttgaatctgcaaattgtgaaatcatgacctgagctgaagtcagacgcttaactgactgagccacccaggcatccctaactttggtttttgtttgttgtttttctcttctcttaggtgtaaagttagattatttggcatttttcttatttctagataTAGCCCTGTATCTCTGTAAATATCCCTTTTAGAATTGCTTTTAAGCCTTTATGTCCACAATAAATTAACATCCTCTGACTCAAAAGTTAGAACTTATTTTCTCTCAGTAATAGCAATTATAAAATCCCTTTAGGAGATTCTAAGGATTGGAATCTAGAAAACAGGTAACATTATAACAGATTGTGAGAacacagtagaaaaaaataggaaaaacctCAATGCAATAAGAGTAAAAGCCTAAAATAACCTATAATGAGCAATCAtagaaaatcttattttcataAGTGGTCATGGAAGAATAAGTTCATGGCTACCCTGAAGTTCTTGAAATAGGGTTCTGTCATTTTCTAGACCTGaattacacaatataaaaataaaattttaattaagtacaCATAGAAAAATGATTATTCCTACCAGCTCTTAATATATAAAACTACTTTAtctgagaagaaaagaatcatgaaGTTTCAGGCTCCCATCATCATGATGACAAGTGGTAGAGAATTTTAACACATCTCTGATATTTTATCACTATTAAACAGAAATTAACACAATACAAAACACTCTCATGAATAAATTTATTCAGTGAGTTGCTTTCTGTGactaatatatattaaacagCACCATTGAAGAAAGATTTGTGAAAGTGTTGACTATAAATGCCTTTGCTGGATAGCCTTGCTATTTTACATGTTACTGTTCCATTAACACCAATCATAGAATTGTCTTCCTGTGCTGTTACTTACATAGTACTGTGTGAAATGCATTCTTATCTAGgtttattcataaataaataaataaataaataaataaataaataaataaataaataaataaataaataaatctattatcTCTGTTGTACAGAGGTATATATCTAGTATAACTCCAAAATTGGCATCTGAGCAGTACTGTTTTGAGAGGGAGTACAGCTTATTTATCCTATATGAGTAAATGCCATTTCTCAATGTATTCGAAggttatatattaaattaaaaagttttaatcaAAAACtaggaaatagaaacaaaaaatcacACAATAAAGGAAGAGAATTTAAATATCAGTAAGGTCCATTATCTGGCTTTTTGTTCTTAtcattattctttcattcaagTTAACCCTTCCCCTGGTCAAAATGATCTGCTTGAACATCATAGGGATTCCGTTTGTAATTGTCAAGAGAGGAGGCTACAGTAGATACAGTTGTGAAGTTTACTTTGTTtccagaaaaagaacatttcttaTGGCTGCAGAAACCTGGCCAGACTTCAGATACCGACTCTTCAGTTTTAACATGGCTGCCTTCACTTCTTTGTTCCTTAGAGTGTAGATAATTGGGTTTAAAATAGGAGTAAAGATTGTGTAGAACACAGCAAGGACTTTGTCAACAGAATAACTGCTGAAGGGCCACACATAGATGAAGATGCATGGTCCAAAGAATAGGGTGACCACAGTGATATGGGCAGTCAACGTGGAACGGGCCTTTGCCATGCTAGCAGAGGAGCGTTTCCTGACTGTGATAAGTATCACAGTGTAGGAGACAACCAAGAGGAGAAAGGAACTCATAGAAAGAAAGCCACTGTCTGCAACTATAAGTAGGCTGACAACATAAGTGTCAATGCATGCCAGCTTGGTCACTAAAGGGAGGTCACAGAAAAAACTATCTACCTGATTAGGGCCACAAAAAGGCAAGTTAATTGTAAATGCCAACTGGCTAGTAGTATGGATAAAACCCACAAGCCAGGAGATGAGAACAAGAATAATACACACACGGCGACTCATGATTGTCATGTAGTGGAGAGGTTTGCATATAGCAACATAACGGTCATAAGCCATGGATACAAGGAGCACCATTTCACTGCCAGTGAAAAGGTGAACAAAGAAAATCTGGGCCAAACAGGCATCAAAAGAAATAGTCTTCTGCTCAACCAGAAAGTCTGCAATCATTTTGGGTGTAGCAAAAGAGGCAACACATATATCTACAAAAGAGAGGTTTGCAAGCaggaagtacatgggggtgtgaaGGTGAGAATCTGAGGTTACAGTGAGGATGATAAGAAAGTTTCCCAGCAGTATTGCTAGGTAAAGTAGTGAAAATATGACAAACAAGAAAGGTTGGAGCTCCTGGGAATTAGAGAGTCCCAGCAACACAAACTCTGTCACCCGGGAATGATTTGTCTCATTCATTGACTTAGCAGGAACTTATGTTGCTACCTGAatagaagagagacagagatcaatCAGTGGGTTGCATTTCCCCGTTCTGCTCCCTTCCTTAGGGATTCAAATTTCGACTTATGTTTATATATCTGAATTTTCATATatcatttcataattaaaaattatatagataGCATAACAGCAATACTAAAGAGGGATGGAGGAGAGAGTCATTGAGAGGATGTTTGACATTGGTATATTCAGTTACATGAATTTGAGGAATGTAGTTTACTTTACAAATGAAATTGGaaatctgaaatgtttttcttgatATTATAGAAATCCAATCTAGGAAACTACAGAAACAaaatctgaatcttttttttcctacaatgAATGatataaccattttttaaatgactgacaCAGAGGAAGATAATTTCACAATGTTGACCCCAAAAGTTAGACACAAAGCCCGTGTACTGTATGAACctatttaaataaagttaaaaaataggctAAACTTATCTATGGTATTAAAAAAGCTCCTGTGGTCATTATCCTGGAAGGGAATAGGGACAGGAAGATGACGGGAAGGGCTTCTGAAGTGCTGGTAATGTTCTGTCTTGAGGTGAAAATGTTTGCTTTGTGAAAACTTACAAGATATGAAATTCTCTTTGGTGTACTTTTGtgcttattttattaataaaaaataaaccaggagATAAAGAGACACCATTACATTTGTGTAAGAGCTCAATAGGCAGACCCATTGCCTTGAGTGACTAGATCTTACTCCCTCCTCTATTCATTTACAAATTACATGACAGTACAAAACCTAGTTAAAATCCAAAGGTCTAGAGCTGTGACTTAGCTCTTCCTGGAGTTCTCTTATATGAAGGAAACTAGTACATTTGTTCTCAATTATTCCCTGATATTATTTCACTAAGCTCAGATATTGCTGTTAATGACTATAGGCATATTTTTGAATTATGGttgacatttcatttaatttggtggggcttttaaaaattacagttatATTGCATAATAGTATTCATAGTAAGAAATTTAgaccatgggggcgcctgggtggcgcaatcggttaagcgtccgacttcagccaggtcacgatctcacggtccgggagttccagccccgcgtcaggctctgggctgatggctcggagcctggagcctgtttccaattctgtgtctccctctctctctgcccctcccccattcatgctctgtctctctctgtcccaaaaataaataaacgttgaaaaaaaaaatttaaaaaaaaaatggatcgaCTTGGTTTAAGTGCACAAGGTGACAACCAAGGGCATTATGTGAAaagttttttaactttcaaatagTTGCTTAAAATACGAAGTAGGACTTTTTCCTACTGAAATAGAAACTTAGGAGCAAGAATTAACATCAAACTCAATTTTTTGAGAAAGGTGCCTATTTCTTCCTCAAAAGTTATCACAACGCTTGCCATATACTTTGTGTTCAATAAAAATTCACAGTAATCAATGGACTGTGTCATAAATACCAATTATATATGAGCATGAGtatgtaagttttcttttatcAGTTGCAGACATAGTTGACAACATCTAATTGAGCTTTTCCATTTAATTGGATGGCTCTTCTGAGAATGTTCAACAATCTTGAGAAATTACAACTTCATGTGGCTATCAAATGTTTGCAAGAGTAGTTTTTATcaatttctcaatttaaaaatactctgaACAAATGTATGGAGAAATCTTTAATCAATTGTAATGACTAAAAATACGTAAATATtcttaataatgtattttttcagaTCAGActattttctgataattttacATACTCAAAGATAGCATTCATCCAATATTGATTCATCCAAGATTGAGTTTCTAATTAGTAGATGTGTTACTGTAAAGGCCAATCTTTCATTTCTTGTactatttgaaagtaaattaatACATGCATACAGAGTTGTACTAGGTGTGCTATGTTGTACTGGGTGACCCTCAGGTCCCTCCTTTCTGAAATTCTGTCAAATAAATCTTTTCCTACTACTTCCATCTTGGATAATATGACTGGTGGATTAAGTGAAGTAAGTAGGAGTATTGTTTACAGAGGCCAGCAAGTTTTCTCAGATAAAAATACATCTTTCACAAGCTCTCCAGCATTACtactccctttcccctccctctctaaatCCAGATCAGAGATATAACAGTCACTGTGGAGACAAATGCTGGTGCGTGGTGTTTGTAAAGATACTGACAAAGTGCTTTCACTTACCTAAGATGAAATGGGAAGTGTGGATATAGCCTGTAATTTATAGTCAGTAATGGTTGGTAAGAATTTAATTGTTACTTCCACATATCCTAAGAAAGTATACTTGGCTCTGAAGAAATGAatcataaaatttcattttaaataagaagaaaatagacTCAGGAAGTCCGTAGCCAGGATAGACTGTCTTCATAGAAGTGAGAGAGGGCTAGATGCAGTAGTATTTGAATTTATGTCCAGAGTAGCTGGAAGAGTACTTGGAGGAGTCAGGAATCTAAGAGGCAAAGAAGtagacaaaaaggaagaaaggctaAAACAAAATCTTCTGGTTCACAGTTTTGCAAATAATTTAACCTAACTTTAGCTATCTTGCTTATATTTTCAGTACAGTACACTAGATGATTACAAATAGAGACCTGTAGAAATCAATACCAATTATATGTAActaaaaatcacatgaaaagtGTTATTTCTTAGTCTCCATTGCACTTCAAGTATAGAATATTTACCCACATATATtaggaaaatgctttttttttcaacttaagcTCATCAGGTCCATA
Protein-coding regions in this window:
- the LOC101097811 gene encoding olfactory receptor 4K15: MNETNHSRVTEFVLLGLSNSQELQPFLFVIFSLLYLAILLGNFLIILTVTSDSHLHTPMYFLLANLSFVDICVASFATPKMIADFLVEQKTISFDACLAQIFFVHLFTGSEMVLLVSMAYDRYVAICKPLHYMTIMSRRVCIILVLISWLVGFIHTTSQLAFTINLPFCGPNQVDSFFCDLPLVTKLACIDTYVVSLLIVADSGFLSMSSFLLLVVSYTVILITVRKRSSASMAKARSTLTAHITVVTLFFGPCIFIYVWPFSSYSVDKVLAVFYTIFTPILNPIIYTLRNKEVKAAMLKLKSRYLKSGQVSAAIRNVLFLETK